The Triticum aestivum cultivar Chinese Spring chromosome 5A, IWGSC CS RefSeq v2.1, whole genome shotgun sequence genomic sequence CATAATCTGCATGCCTTGTGATTTGCTTCTCAATCTAGCCTAGGTTCAGTTATATGCTAGATGTTTGGGTTATTTGATTGTCTAGTTCATGGTGAGATGAAAATGCTCTGTACATGAGGGCTCTGTCTATTATGTTCTTTGTTCCTTCTCTTGGGTATAGTCTCTGTGCACTATGGTGGTGCATCTGCTACTTCTGCATCTTAGATTTTGAGTTAGTAACTTTGatgaattatactccctccgttccgaattacttgtcgtaggtatggatgtatccagatgtattttagttctacatacatccatttctgcgacgactaatttagaacggagggagtagcaagtaaTGTTCTCCCGTACATCCAGTTTTTTTGTTCTTGTTATTGAGTTCCCGGGGAATCCGTTAAACAGCTTTTCCTTAAACGGTTCTGTAGAATTTGTGCCAGTTGCTTTTGTTACTGCTCAATGCACACACGTACTGTTTCTCCTAAGTTTTGAGGACGAGAAGGGAAAAGATAGCCAAGTAAAACTGTACTATTTTCTGTTGGATCATAACCATGGTTGCCTGTTTTGGTAACAGTTTATGTACACCTATCTGCAGGGACATGGGAATGGAGGTCGCCGGAGCTGAAGCTGCACCAGCACAGGTTAAAGTAGCTGATGAGGAAGTGACCCTTTTTCAAGACAAGGAAAGCCAAGCAACTGCAAAGGAGCGGGAGGAAGCAGCTGTTTTTGGTTCAGACAATGGCAAAGCTGCGGCAAATGACATGGCACCTCCAAAGGACGCAGCGGAGGAGTGGCCTGAACCTAAGCAAACTTATACCTTCTACTTTGTCAAGATCCGCTCATTTGAGGACCCTAAGCTGAGAGCAAAACTTGAGCAGGCTGAGAAGGACTTCCAAAATAAGATCCAAGCTCGGGCCAAGATTATTGATGCTATAAAAGCTAAGAAGGTATTCTTCTTAAAACTCAACATAGAAGTAGGATCTACCTCTTTTAGTCCTAATTCTAATTTGACTAGATGTTTCATGCCCTGAAACTTATTTAAAGTGACTCTTTGCACTATTGCCTGCCTCTATGTGTTCTCGTTGAAGTAAACCAGGGGATCAGTGTGCCTGCTTTAGCCTTTAAGCATAGTGATGAAACTTACTTCACACTTCCTCTGCAGACTGAGCGTGCTGCTGTTCTCGCGGAGCTAAGGCCATTGAGTGCTGAGAACAGGCAGTACAATGAAGCTTTTAATGAGAAGTTAGAGGAGATGAAACCTTACAGAAATCGTTTAGGCAAGTTCCGTGATGAAAATAATGCTATGCGGGCGGAGAGTGCAGGCTTGTGCTCTTCACTCGAAGAGCTTGAGCATGAGGTATGATCAGCCCTTTGATAACTCAACCGCTTCTCATTCAGTATTctgattttttgtttgttttttctccTTCAATTCTCCCTAGATCAAGAGGTTGAATCACCGCATAAGTCATGAGAGCATATCTTTAGATGAGGAGAAGCGGCTGATCAAAGAAATTAAGACCCTTGAAAAAACCAGACCGAAGGTCAGTTCCAATGCTGCTAAACGAGCTAAAATGCAAGATACAGTGGTTGAAAGAGATGCCATACAGGATCAGGTGAAAGTAAGTATCTCATGCCGTGACTTTGTCTTTTATTGTGCATTTACCTCCTgcataaataaaatattaaatacCATTTTGATTGTCACTTCCCATTCAGATCATCGGGGATGGTATAGATGGAGTAAAGAAGGAGCGACAAGCAGTCAGGTCTAAGATTAAGGTCCTGGACGATGAGATGAGGGTTGTTGATGGCGAGATTGCTTTGCTTCAAGAAGATTTAAATGCAGCTACCGCCAGAAAGGATAAAGCATACGAGTCATTGACCGAATTGAGAAAAGCGCGTGATCTTGCCGTAAGTCAGCATACCTTCAACCTCTCTCATGCTCATCATTATGTTTACTCTTGTAATGTTGTTCAGAGTGACTACCCCATTTTCTAAGTACTTTAGTTGTGTTACAGTTTTAATTAAATAACATGTGTACGCAATGAGGCATCATCTTTTTGCATGCCTGAACAGCACTTGAACTCCCTCTCTTGATTGTGGAGATATATGATCAGCCATTGCCTTTTCAAATTTTAAGCTCGGTCACAGGCTCACAGCCACATGTTGTTGATAAGCCGAATTCTCTGCGTCATACCTGTGCATTTTGGTATCAGGAAAAGTCCTTGTTGCCTTCAATGTAGCATTGGATTATGTTAGTCGCTTAATGAAATATCTGAGATGGCACTGCCAGTGGCAGTGGTTGGAACATGCTTTATTGTAAGTCTGTCACAAATAATGGTTATTTTCCGCTCTGTCTTATCAAATTCTTTTGATTTTTCTTAATATTTATGTAGAGAGACTGTATCTATTGACAATGTTGCCTTCATCTTGATCAGAATGCATCCTTCCATCAAAACCGCATAGTTCTGAACAGAGCCAGGGATCATTCTTCTAGGAATGAGGTGGAAGAATTGCAAGAGCTCCACAAGACTGAGGTTTGCTTCCACAACCACCTCCCGTAACCTCATCTTTCATTTACTTAAAGTATTTCTATACTTAATTATGATATGCTTTGGTAGGTTGAGAAGTTCATGACACAATGGTGCAGCAGCAAGACCTTTAGAGAGGACTATGAGAAGAGGATCCTCACTTCCCTCAATGGACGGCAGCTGACCCGAGATGGCCGGATGAGGAATCCTGATGAGAAGCCCATATTTATCGAAACACAGCAGCCAGCAGCACCTGTGCAACAGGAGCCTATCCCATCAAAAGCGCCTTTGAAACAAGCAAAGGAAGCTGCTGCTCCTCAAGTCGTCGCTCCCAAAGAAGAGCCCCTTGCAAAAGCATCTGCCAAGTCAGCTAAGGTAAAAGCTGCTGTGGATGCTGATGATGATGCCTATGAGGCTGAGCCTCCAAAGGAGAAGCCCAAGCCTAAAGAGGTTGATGTAGCAAAGTTGAAAGAGATCAAGAGACAGGAGGAAATCGAGAAGAATAGACTTGCTTTggaaaggaagaagaagcaggctgAGAAGCAAGCGGCGAAGGCTGCAGCCCGAGCACAAAAGGAAGCTGAGAAGAAGCTTAAGGTAGACACAttagtatctctctctctctttctctctctctcccctgtaGTGTAACAATGGTGACAAACTTTTTCAGAAAGAGGAGAAGAAAACCAAGAAGAAAACTGAGGCAGATACGGACGAGCCAACTGACTCAGACACCAAGTCTGATGAAGCAGCAGAAACCCAAGCAGAGGATGAGTTCACTCCAGTTTCTGTGGTAAACAAAGAACAGAAGCAGAACACACGGACCAGGAATGTAGTCACCAAGACCAAGGCCCCGCTGCCAAAGGCGATCCTGAAGAGGAAGAAAGCCCAGTCGTACCGGTCATGGGCCACCCCAGCCGTGATGATATCCGCCGTCACCGTGCTCGTCGCCCTGCTTGCGGCGCTGGGCTACTACCAGTACTACCGCCCGGCGAGCACCAGCAACTGATGGAAGGAAAAGGAGGCCTGTGCACCCGCCGCCCTCGAGTATGAATCTTACTAGACCAATTTTGCAGGTGAGAGCAACAGAGTGCGTGGTCTGCCTAGACCTGAATGAACTGAAAAGTCTGGAGAAGCTATTCGTTTCTGTTCTGTTTGTTGGGTGGAGTCGGATAAAAAGTTGCAGTTAATTTTGGTTGGCACAGTTAATTTCGTCCGGGACTTGAGAGTCTATATACTGCCAGTGAACTCAGTTGTACTTTAAAGTGGAGAATAGATTGCGATCTGAAATAAGTATGCATGTAAACGTGCTGTTTGTGTATGTGTATGCATGGAAATGGAGGCGTCTCAGTTGGTCCATCGTCCTTGCATTGGTTGGTTCCCATGATTTCGATTTggcaggtactccctccgttcaaattACTCGTCGGAGAAGttgatatatctagaactaaaatacatcagACAAGTAATTCGGAGCGGAGGGAGTACCTCCTGTGTGCGTGTTGCTTACAACTGCATGAATTTCACTAGAGACATGGATTATATTTTCAGCATATTAGGACGAATTCACCATAAAGAGGGCGATAGGATGAATTAACCGGATGATTTTTTTTGGTTGGATGACTCATGTAACCATTTTTTTACAAATTATTAAACCCCTCGGGAAGCGGGATTCCTCGCGGCAGCAGGGGCGAGCCCCAGGAGGACGGCGGCCGTCGGTAGATTGAGTTCAGGTTCTTGTGAGATGACAACTTTCTCATTGCAAGGGATGCAAGGGGTTGGTCGGTCCTCATAATACACATAGAGTACCATTTGGATCTCTATGATTGGTGCTTTATTAGATGTTCATATGCATGGCCTGGAATATGCACATTTGGcaatatttggcaagccaacatttggcaaaatcaaTACTTGGTAGCCATTCAATTACTAGCCAACATTTGGTATTTGCCAAATATTGATATGCCAACTTTTTGCATCGAACATCATGCTCATATTCTTCAGAATGTTGAGTATTAGCAGCACTATTTGACAGTATCATCTTGTGTCACTATCATCTTGTACTGCCAGATATGGTAACGAACAATCAGTCTTTCTGAGCAGAAGCCCATACTTCCTGAACTCTTGGGGTAAGCACGGGCAGCAATGGTCGCTGCAGTTCGATTGGTCCttattgtttatttatttattttgagaaacttttgatctattcattTTTAATTATGTCAGTAGCGCAAACACCAGAAATAATTAAAATTACATTCAGATTCATAGACCAcccagcgacgactacaagcattgaagcgagctgaaggcgcgccgtcctcatcgccTCTCCCGCGTTGAAGTCGGGCACAACTAGgagtagtagacagtcgggaagtatATTGCTCTATCATAGGATTTTTCAGTCCTGGAGCAAACATCGGTGTGCACAATATTAAGAACATTTTCTGCACAGTGTGGAGGGAATGTACGAAAATGTAACCCTATGTTATTTTCGAGCAAAACAATATGCACAGAGTTTTAAGGATATACCTTTCAACTTAGGGAGGTAATCCATGTGAGCATGAGTATGCATGTCGTTCTCACTCATGCTCATGCCTCTTGTGCCCTCCCATCTTGGAATTCCTCAAGATTAATGTTGATGCAAGTTTTGTGGAGGCCATTAGCGTTGTGAGCGTTGGGGTGATTGTCAGAAATCATATTGGAGAAATTCTTATTTCTTCTTGGGATTATATTGGTACTTGTCTTAGTGCTGAGGAAGCGGAACTTCGAACAACCATCTCAGGGCTTTACATTGGTATCACTCTTCACAAGCCCATTATTTTAGAAACTAACTGCTCTTTCGTGACCTCGATTTTTGCAAATGATAATCTGAACAGGTCAAACCTTATTGATTTGAAGAAGGAAGCATTGAGTGTCTCCAAGATGATGAGTATTTTAAAAATCACCAAGATAAACAGGAAAGCGGATATGGTGGTGCATGAGATTGCAAAAATTAGTTTTATAAATAGATCTGATGGTATTCTTATTAATAGTGTTCCGCCTTGCCTGGCTAGAGCTGTAACAAATGATTGTACGAAGATTTGTGTTAattaattaatactccctctggtcctttttagttcgcatataagttTTCTCCGAAGTCAaactatctctactttgaccaaacttatagaaaaaagtatcaacattcacaatgccaaatcaatattgttagattcattatgaaatgtagtttcatagtatatatatatttggtattgtagatgttggtATTTTTGaacataaatttggtcaaactttgtaaagtttgacttgacacaaatctaatatgcagagtaaaaaagacCGATACTGAGTATATGGGTggggttttaaaaaaaataaagctTGCCCACTGACAATAAATTCAGTCTTATGTCAAGAGCATGCCTCACATCATCGAGCACCAATCTGCAACCTGTGTTTGTTTCAATGCATATAGAGCCCTTGCCAATAGTTGTTGATGAACGACTATTTCCCACCCTCACTTGGCCAGGAACATCGCTAGTGTAAGATGCGAAATACTCCTTGTGTGATGTGACGTGGAAGGACACACCTGAGTCCACAACCCAGCTCATGGCATCATCACAAACAACACTATAGCATTCTTCTTCTTCAATGACAATATAGTCCTTATCTGTTGTAGTCACGGCCGAGCTGCTCTTAGCCTTTTGCTCGGTTTTCTTTTCAAGTTTCCCCTCTGCAAGCTCTCTTTTGTACTTATTGCACTCGTTCTTTATGTGCCCAGATTTTCACAGTGAAAGCAAGTAATATCTTTTTCCTGTCCTGACTTTGATTTCCCTCTGGATTTACTTCCGCCTTGCTGAAATCTTGTGTGAGCGCGTCCACTGTTGTCATTCTTCCATGGGCTTCAATCACATATGCATCACAAGAAGAGGCACCATCACCCTTTTCTTCTTTCTGACTTCTTCATTCAACATGTTGTTCTTCACCATATCCAAAGTTAGCTTTCCATCTGGAGCTGAATTTCTAAGTGACACAACAAGCGTGTTCCAACTATTAGACATGGAACTCAGCAGCAACAATGCTTGCACCTCATCCTCAAAGTCGGTCTTCATGGCTGAAAGTTGGTTTATATGGAATTGAAAGACATTCAAGTGCTCAATCACACTCGTGCCATCTCAGTACTCAACCTTTGCAAGTCTTTTGATCACCAAGGTCTTGTTCATTGATGTCCTCCTCTCATACATAGACTCCAACTTCTGCCACATCTCATACATATTTGTGTCATTTGCAACACGGTGGAGTATATTGTGGTTgatgtgaaggaaatataccctagaggcaataataaagttattatttatttccttatatcatgataaatgtttattattcatgctagaattgtattaaccggaaacatgatacatgtgtgaatacatagacaaacagagtgtcactagtatgcctctacttgactagctcgttgaatcaaagatggttatgtttcctagccatagacaaagagttgtcatttgattaacgggatcacatcattaggagaatgatgtgattgacttgacccattccgttagcttagcacttgatcgtttagtttgttgctattgctttcttcatgacttatacatgttcctgtgactatgagattatgctactcccgtttaccggaggaacactttgtgtgctaccaaacgtcacaacgtaactgggtgattctaaaggtgatctataggtgtctccaaaggtacttgttgggttggcgtatttcgagattaggatttgtcactccgattttcggagaggtatctctgggcccactcggtaatacacatcacttaagcctggcaagcattgcaactaataagttagttgcgggatgatgtattacggaacgtgtaaagagacttgccggtaacgatattgaactaggtattgagataccgacgatcgaatctcgggcaagtaacataccgatgacaaaagaaacaacgtatgttgttatgcggtttgaccgataaagatcttcgtagaatatgtaggaaccaatatgagcatccaggttccgctattggttgttgaccggagacgtgtctcggtcatgtctacatagttctcgaacccgtagggtccgcacacttaaagttcgatgacggttatattatgagtttatgtgtattgttgtaccgaaggtagttcggagtcccggatgtgatcacagacatgacgaggagtctcgaaatggtcaagacatgaagattgatatattggacgactatattcgaacaccagaatggttccgggggttatcggatatataccggagtaccggggggttaccggaaccccccgaaggttattgggcctcatgggcccaattggtggaagaggagaggcgaccaaggggcagccgcacgcccctcccccccaagtctgaattggactaggaaggggggcgccacccccctttcctttgtccctctttctccttccctctcctctcctactccaacatggaaaggggggagtcctactctcggtgggagtaggactcctcatggggcgcgccaagggtggccggccccctccccctcctctactcctttatatacagggagggaggcaccccctagagacacaacaattgatcccttggatctcttagacgtgtgcggtgcccccctccaccataatccacctcggtcatatcgtagtggtgcttaggcgaagccctgcgtcagtagaacatcatcatcgtcaccacgccgtcgtgctgacagaactctccctcaaagctcgactggatcggagttcgagggatgtcatcgaaatgaacgtgtgcagaactcgtaggtgtcgtgcgttcggtgcttgatcggtcggattgtgaagacgtatgactacatcaaccgcgttgtgctaacgcttccgctttcggtctacgagggtacgtggatgatatgcctccaacgtatctataatttttgattgctccatgctatattatctactattttggactatattgggctttattttccacttttatattatttttgggactaacctattaaccggaggcccagcccagaattgctgtttttagcctgttttagggtttcaaagaaaaggaatatcaaacggagtccaaacggaatgaaaccttcggaaacgtgatttttttctcatcagataagatccaggagacttggaccctccgtcaagaaagccatgaggcggtcacgagggtggagggcgcgcccccctagggcgcgcccccctgcctcgtgggccccttgaagctccaccgacgtacttcttcctcctatatatacttacgtacccccaaacgatcggggacggagccaaaaacctaattccaccgccgcaactttctgtatccacgagatcccatcttggggcctgttccggagctccaccggagggggcatcgatcatagagggcttctacatcatcatccaagcccctctgatgaagtgtgagtagtttacttcagacctacgggtccatagttagtagctagatggcttcttctctctttttggatctcaatacaatgttctccccctctctcgtggagatctattcgatgtaatcttccttttgcggtatgtttgttgagaccgatgaattgtgggtttatgatcaagtctatctatgaataatatttgaatcttctctgaattcttttatgtatgattggttatctttgcaagtctcttcgaattatcagtctggtttggcctactagattggttgttcttgccatgggagaagtgcttagctttgggttcgatcttgcggtgtcctttcccagtgacagaaggggcagcaaagcacgtattgtatcgttgccatcgaggataacaagatggtttttttatcatattgcatgaaactatccctctacatcatgccatcttgcttaaggcgttactctgtttttaactcaatactctagatgcatgctggatagcggtcgatgagtggagtaatagtagtagatgcaggcaggagtcggtctacttgtctcggacatgatgcctatatacatgatcatacctagatattctcataactatgctcaattctgtcaattgctcaacagtaatttgttcacccaccgtagaatacttatgctcttgagagaagccactagtgaaacctatggcccccgggtctctttctcatcatatcaatctccatcactttattattactttggttttactttttactttgcatctctataccaaaaataccaaaaatattatttatcatctctatcagatctccgtgaagggattgacaacccctaagcgtgttggttgcgttgagctattatttttgtgtaggtacgagggactcgcgcgtagcctcctactggattgatacattggttctcaaaaactaagggaaatacttacactactttgctgcatcatcctctcctcttcggggaaatccaacgtagtgctcaagaggtagcaggaagaatttttggcgccgttgccggggaggttcgcgcaagtcaagatttgactcccgacaacaagcaatttctggcgctgttgccggggagtctgcgcaaaagtcaacataccaagtacccatcacaatccctatctcccgcattatattatttgccatttgcctctcgttttcctctcccccacttcacccttgccgttttattcgccctctctctctatatcctccctctctatttgcctccttttgcccgtttgccttttgtttgcttgtgtgttagtttgtttgcttgtcgttgtggctagtcccttatcttcttcgtTGACCCCTAAGTTCGAAATCTTTTACTTTAAACAAAGGTtaggagaaaacctaaaagatgcctggttgagaataatggaatctcatcgtaattgtacctctgaaataaatctgagaattttgcttcgcaatttttatgttggattaaatatgtctcatagacaactcttggattgcgttgccaaaggcaattttattgaaatcgatccccatattgcacttgaaattatagaaggtatagtgggaacactacctcaacaaaaggggcctcatcctactcaggaagagacacaagtttttgaaaaaaattgtgaagttactaaaatcttgcagaaatctcttgaacctcttaagaacattagtggaaatattcaccgcacgaatatgttgattatcctttgcaataagcggttggattctttagatctaaaaatttcagaatatgaagggaaacgtaaagaacctcccggattcgatcttgattccgctaaaaaattgaaaaccaaagatggcaatacctagatctattcttgctttttatgcctagctaggggcgttaaacgatagcgcttgttgggaggcaacccaattttatttttattccttgctttttgctcctgtttagtaataaataaattatctagcctctgttttagttgtgtttttgtgtttaattagtgtttgtgccaagtagaaccgttgggaagacttggggaaagtcttgttgaacttgctgtaaaaaacagaaactttagcgctcacgagaacttctgtcatttttatttggaaagtgatatttagttgattattttttcagattattaatagataaattcctcacgtccagcaatttattttagaatttttggggttccatatcttgcgctatctacagattactacagactgttctgtttttgacagattctgtttttcgtgtgttgtttgcttattttgatgaatctatggctagtaaaatagtttataatccatagagaagttgaaatacagtggtttaacaccaatgtaaataaataatgagttcattacagtaccttgaagtggtcttttgttttctttcgctaacggagctcacgagagtttctactttaagttttgtgttgtgaagttttcaagttttgggtaaagatttgatggattatggaacaaggagtggcaagagcctaagcttggggatgcccatgtaacccccaagataatctaagtacacctaaaagccaaaggtcggggatgcctcggaaggcatcccctcttttcgtctacttctatcggtaactttacttggagctatatttttattcaccacatgatatgtgttttgcttggagcatcttttatgatttgagtctttgcttgttagtctaccacaatcatccttgctgtacacaccttttgagagagccatacatgatttggaatttgatagaatactctatgtgcttcacttatatcttttgagctttatagttttgctctagtgcttcacttatatcttttagagcacggtggtggatttgttttatagaaactattgatctctcatgcttcacttagattatttttagagtcttaatagcatggtaatttgcttaaaatcctaatatgcttggtatgcaagattaataataaaactttcgtatgagtgtgttgaatactaagaaagtttgatgcttgatgatttttttgagatatggaggtaataatatcaaagtcatgctagttgagtagttgtgaaattgagaaatacttgtgttgaagtttgcaagtcccgtagcatgcacgtatggtaaacgttatgcaacaaatttgaaacatgaggtgttatttgattgtcttccttatgagtggcggtcggggacgagcgatggtcttttcctaccaatctatccccctaggagcatgcgcgtagtgccgaggtttttgatgacttgtagattttttgcaataagtatgtgagttctttatgactaatgttgagtccatggattatatgcactctcacccttccatccttgctagcctcttcggtaccgtgcattgccctttctcacattgagagttggcgcaaacttcgccggtacatccaaaccccgtgatatgatacgctctttcacacataaacctccttatatcttcctcaaaacagccaccatacctacctattatggcatttccatagccattccgagatatattgccatgcaactttccatcattccgttcatcatgacacattcatcattgtcacattgcttagcatgatcatgtagttgacatagtatttgtggcaaagccaccgttcataattctttcatacatgttgtaagggcatatttatccctaaggtgttttggtgattgatgacaatgtgtttgcggactaatcgtgtgccttgagtatcccagacatttcatcgctaggcacaagacggttgggtgcccctcAAAGACTGTTGAAGAtagcgtcttttctacgtttctttttggtggatttgagtcgtaggaaagccgtactattaagagggggtccgcgtcgaaaaggtttgggtggaatcatcacgtacacgtttcttCCTTGCCCCCTCCTTTCCCTTgcaccttggagcttcctccgttgttTATCTCATCACCTTGTTTTCGGCTGCTGTGTtggctcgcggtagtactgctcctaggtgagcggtagtaccgtaggcaccagcggtagtaccgtgctgcggtgcggtagtaccgcaggtgcccacggtagtaccgatCCCCTGGAGCTGCCCTACCGTGGCCCACCAGGCTAGTACCGCTCCCCCGTggtagtaggggcagatgtaattttttacatccacgcccaccacggtagtaccgctttccttccgcggtagtaccatgctcagctgtcaggcggtagtaccgcccctttgcggtagtacTGTGTCGGTTCCATTCTTACACGGAAGTAGGCACGGTTGTTTCCTTATCCACACTCTTCCCAGGCTAGGGGGTtcctgccttgtggtagtaccacaagggggagcggtagtaccacccttagCACTTGTGCTACAGGTTCTCCCTAGCTGTTGCtggtgcagcggtagtaccgcaagcctgTACGGTTGTACCGTgtgaccttgcggtagtacctcttggtagcaagcggtagtaccgtgtggccctgcggtagtaccgctggcctagagcggtagtaccgctggccacgggctggtaggtggataacggttggatctttgttCCACACTAtaaaaggggtccccttcttccctgtTGACcca encodes the following:
- the LOC123103531 gene encoding proton pump-interactor BIP103 translates to MGMEVAGAEAAPAQVKVADEEVTLFQDKESQATAKEREEAAVFGSDNGKAAANDMAPPKDAAEEWPEPKQTYTFYFVKIRSFEDPKLRAKLEQAEKDFQNKIQARAKIIDAIKAKKTERAAVLAELRPLSAENRQYNEAFNEKLEEMKPYRNRLGKFRDENNAMRAESAGLCSSLEELEHEIKRLNHRISHESISLDEEKRLIKEIKTLEKTRPKVSSNAAKRAKMQDTVVERDAIQDQVKIIGDGIDGVKKERQAVRSKIKVLDDEMRVVDGEIALLQEDLNAATARKDKAYESLTELRKARDLANASFHQNRIVLNRARDHSSRNEVEELQELHKTEVEKFMTQWCSSKTFREDYEKRILTSLNGRQLTRDGRMRNPDEKPIFIETQQPAAPVQQEPIPSKAPLKQAKEAAAPQVVAPKEEPLAKASAKSAKVKAAVDADDDAYEAEPPKEKPKPKEVDVAKLKEIKRQEEIEKNRLALERKKKQAEKQAAKAAARAQKEAEKKLKKEEKKTKKKTEADTDEPTDSDTKSDEAAETQAEDEFTPVSVVNKEQKQNTRTRNVVTKTKAPLPKAILKRKKAQSYRSWATPAVMISAVTVLVALLAALGYYQYYRPASTSN